The Ahaetulla prasina isolate Xishuangbanna chromosome 11, ASM2864084v1, whole genome shotgun sequence genome contains a region encoding:
- the MED12 gene encoding mediator of RNA polymerase II transcription subunit 12 isoform X2 codes for MAAFGVLSYEHRPLKRPRLGPPDVYPQDPKQKEDELTALNVKQGFNNQPAVSGDEHGSAKNVNFNPAKISSNFSSIIAEKLRCNTLPDTGRRKPQVNQKDNFWPVTARSQSAINNWFNDLAGTKPLTHLAKKVPIFSKKEEIFSYLAKYAVPVMRAAWLIKMTCAYYAAITETKVKKRHVIDPFSEWTQIITKFLWEQLQKIADFHRQLLAQACGSPSSIMPQEVEHSVKQWDYNEKLAMFMFQDGMLDRHEFLTWVLECFEKIRPGEDELLKLLLPLLLQYSSEFVQSAYLSRRLAYFCTRRLAILLDASGGHPAHHLPSQAAPALPSTPTPQPAAGNSSTSPFSDLLLCPQHRPVVFGLSCILQSIVLCCPSALVWHYSLTDSRIKTGSPLDHLPIAPSNLPMPGVNASFIQQVRARLRETEQQIKERGQAVEVRWSFDKCQEATAGFTISRVLHTLEVLDSHSFERSDFSNSLDSLYNRIFGGGPSKDSHEISPDDDAVVALLCEWAVSHKRSGRHRAMVVAKLLEKRQSEIEAERCGDSEVVDEKGSISSGSLSAVSAPVFQEVLMQFLDTQAPMLTDPSSEEERAEFFNLVLLFCELIRHDVFSPNMYMCALISRGDLAIDHGPRPASPFDDAAEEHHDRKEREGSHSIKLEDASLSECHMDIDHSSSAIFDDMEKTDFSMFSPSMHCESKASPSPEKLDPEKDRGADGTLAALYDQPRHIQYCTHFPIPQEESSSHECNQRLVVLFGVGKQRDEARHAIKRISKDILKVLNRKSTAETGWWGRSGRRAGRKPLGPAKVIIMCLPWAGGEEGQKRKRNKPEAFPTAEDIFAKFQHLSHFDQHLVTSQVSRNVLEQITSFALGMSYHLPLVQHIQFIFDLMEYSLNISGLIDFAIQLLNELSVVEAELLLKSSDLVGSYTTSLCLCIVAVLRHYHSCLILNQDQMAQVFEGLCGVVKHGMNRSDGSSAERCILAYLYDLYTSCSHLKSKFGELFSDFCSKVKNTIYCNVEPSDSNMLWEPLFMIDTIENPSAHNFTYTNLGKSLADNPANRYSFVCNALMHVCVGHHDPDRVNDIAILCAELTGYCKLLSAEWLGVLKALCCSSNNGTCGFNDLLCNVDVSDLSFHDSLATFVAILIARQCLLLEDLIRCAAIPSLLNAACSEQDSEPGARLTCRILLHLFKTPQLNPCQQDSSKPSVGIRSSCDRHLLAASQNRIVDGAVFAVLKAVFVLGDAELKGSGFSHPGGVDDLLDDDKKPAGRMVSIETASLDVYAKYVLRSICQQEWVGERCLKSLCEDSNDLQDPVLSSTQAQRLMQLICYPHRLLDSEEGENPQRQRIKRILQNLDQWTMRQSLLELQLMIKQTASNQEMNSLLENIAKATIEVFQQSAETNGIVSLGSCPNLMPANPKAKPVLSSLERSGVWLVAPLIAKLPTSVQGYVLKAAGDELEKGQHLGSSSRKERDRQKQKSMTLLSQQPFLSLVLTCLKGQDEQREGLLTSLYSQVQQIVTNWREDQYQDDCKAKQLMHEALKLRLNLVGGMFDTVQRSTQQTTEWAVLLLDIISSGTVDMQSNNELFTTVLDMLSVLINGTLAADMSSISQGSMEENKRAYMNLVKKLRKELGDRQSESLEKVRQLLPLPKQTRDVITCEPQGSLIDTKGNKIAGFDSIFKKEGLQVSTKQKISPWDLFEGLKHSAPLSWGWFGTVRVDRKVSRFEEQQRLLLYHTHLKPKPRSYYLEPLPLPPEEEEPPTPVALEPEKKAVEPAKAEKASASAGSSVAEPKNKNKNKNKKRAQSASKNEEYSMNAVRGVSYGAGIPTDLLHHQPGNSMSRLAYGQPPVGLYAQNQPLPAGGPRLDTSYRPVRMPIGKLVPNRLPYAGVLPTSMGMLGMDPSYKSAVYRQQPPPPPVPGGQLLRQQLQAKLQGQGILGQPPVRQMPPTTAYGTGQPAQGYTPYGVPHLGLQQHPSQASTMVPSTYSGQTYQNSHPSANPAFVDAVRSMQRPSGYVHQQAPAYGHALNAAQRFPHQPMQQPAMMGSINHLSTQGVPAGVRPSQLLPDQQQQQQQQQQQQQQQQQQQQQQQQQQQQYLRQQQQQQLLRQQQQQPPPQPQPQQPQPPPQQPPPVPPVPQPQAQGQPPGLGMQGLTPQQPLFQRQGLQQTQQQQQTAALVRQLQQQLSNTQPQQSSNPFGRY; via the exons ATGGCGGCCTTCGGGGTGCTGAGCTACGAGCACCGACCTCTCAAGCGGCCGCGCCTGGGACCGCCCGACGTCTACCCGCAGGACCCCAAGCAGAAGGAG GATGAGCTGACGGCCCTCAACGTGAAGCAGGGCTTCAACAACCAGCCAGCCGTTTCTGGAGACGAGCACGGCAGCGCCAAGAACGTCAACTTCAACCCCGCCAAG ATCAGTTCCAACTTCAGCAGCATCATTGCCGAAAAGCTGCGCTGCAACACGTTGCCCGACACTGGCCGTCGGAAACCGCAGGTGAACCAAAAGGACAACTTCTGGCCGGTGACGGCTCGCTCCCAGAGCGCAATTAATAATTGGTTCAACGATCTGGCTGGAACCAAACCCCTCACCCACCTGGCTAAAAAG GTGCCCATCTTCAGCAAGAAGGAGGAGATATTTAGTTACCTTGCCAAGTATGCAGTGCCTGTGATGAGAGCTGCCTGGCTGATCAAGATGACCTGTGCCTATTACGCTGCCATTACAGAAACGAAGGTGAAGAAGCGGCATGTCATTGACCCCTTCAGCG AATGGACACAGATTATCACCAAGTTTCTGTGGGAGCAGCTGCAGAAGATCGCCGACTTTCACCGGCAGCTGCTGGCACAAGCCTGCGGCTCACCCTCCAGCATCATGCCCCAGGAGGTGGAGCACTCGGTGAAGCAGTGGGACTACAATGAGAAGCTGGCCATGTTTATGTTCCAG GATGGGATGCTGGACCGGCACGAGTTCCTGACCTGGGTGCTCGAATGCTTTGAGAAGATTCGGCCCGGCGAAGACGAGCTCCTGAAGCTGCTCTTGCCGCTGCTCCTGCAG TATTCCAGTGAGTTTGTGCAGTCGGCCTACCTGTCCAGGCGCCTGGCTTACTTCTGCACCCGCCGCCTTGCCATTCTGCTGGACGCCAGCGGTGGGCACCCAGCTCACCACCTTCCCTCTCAGGCAGCCCCTGCGCTCCCCTCCACCCCGACTCCCCAGCCGGCTGCGGGAAACTCTTCCACCAGCCCTTTCAGCGACCTGCTGCTGTGCCCCCAGCATCGCCCCGTTGTCTTTGGACTCAGCTGCATCCTCCAG AGTATTGTCCTGTGTTGCCCCAGCGCCCTTGTCTGGCACTACTCCCTCACTGACAGCAGAATCAAGACGGGCTCTCCCCTCGACCACCTGCCCATTGCCCCCTCAAACCTGCCCATGCCAGGGGTCAACGCCAGCTTCATACAGCAG GTCCGGGCGAGGCTGCGGGAGACGGAGCAGCAGATCAAGGAGCGTGGGCAGGCCGTGGAAGTGCGCTGGTCCTTTGACAAATGCCAGGAAGCCACCGCAG GGTTCACCATCAGCCGGGTACTCCACACTTTAGAAGTCCTTGACAGTCACAGTTTCGAGCGTTCGGACTTCAGCAACTCGCTGGATTCTCTGTACAACAGGATATTCGGGGGAGGGCCGAGCAAGGACAGTCATGAG ATCTCCCCCGATGACGATGCCGTGGTGGCTCTGCTCTGCGAGTGGGCCGTGAGCCACAAGCGGTCAGGACGGCACCGGGCAATGGTGGTGGCAAAGCTGCTGGAGAAGCGGCAATCTGAGATAGAGGCCGAG CGCTGCGGCGACTCGGAAGTGGTGGACGAAAAGGGCTCCATCTCCTCAGGTTCCCTGTCGGCAGTGAGCGCCCCAGTCTTCCAAGAGGTTCTCATGCAGTTCCTGGACACCCAGGCCCCCATGCTAA CTGACCCCAGCAGCGAGGAAGAGCGGGCCGAGTTCTTCAACCTGGTGCTGCTCTTCTGCGAGCTGATCCGTCACGACGTCTTCTCGCCCAACATGTACATGTGCGCCCTGATCTCACGGGGCGACCTGGCCATCGACCACGGGCCCCGTCCCGCCTCCCCCTTTGACGATGCTGCGGAGGAGCACCACGACCGGAAGGAGCGGGAGGGCAGCCACAGCATCAAGCTGGAG GATGCCAGCCTCTCAGAATGTCACATGGATATCGACCACAGTTCCAGTGCCATCTTTGATGACATGGAGAAGACTGATTTCTCG ATGTTCTCTCCTTCCATGCACTGTGAGTCCAAAGCCAGCCCCTCCCCAGAGAAACTGGACCCTGAGAAGGACCGGGGGGCAGATGGGACGTTGGCTGCCCTCTACGACCAGCCTCGGCACATCCAGTACTGCACACATTTCCCCATTCCCCAG GAGGAATCCAGCAGCCACGAGTGCAACCAGCGTCTGGTGGTCCTTTTTGGAGTCGGGAAGCAGCGCGACGAGGCCCGGCATGCCATCAAAAGAATCAGCAAAGACATCTTGAAGGTGCTCAACAGGAAAAGCACGGCGGAGACAGGTTGGTGGGGCCGCTCAGGCCGAAGGGCTGGGAGGAAGCCACTGGGACCCGCAAAGGTCATCATCATGTGCCTCCCTTGGGCAGGGGGCGAGGAAgggcagaagaggaagaggaacaagCCAGAGGCCTTCCCAACTGCAGAGGACATCTTTGCCAAGTTCCAGCATCTTTCCCACTTCGACCAGCACCTCGTCACCTCTCAG gTATCTCGCAACGTCTTGGAGCAAATCACCAGCTTTGCCTTAGGGATGTCCTACCACCTGCCTCTGGTGCAGCACATCCAGTTCATCTTCGACCTGATGGAGTATTCGCTCAACATCAGCGGGCTCATCGACTTTGCCATCCAG CTGCTGAACGAGCTGAGCGTGGTGGAGGCCGAGTTGCTGCTCAAGTCCTCCGACCTGGTGGGCAGCTACACCACCAGCCTGTGCCTGTGCATCGTGGCCGTCCTGCGGCATTACCACTCCTGCCTTATCCTCAACCAGGACCAGATGGCCCAGGTCTTTGAAGG GCTGTGCGGGGTGGTGAAGCACGGCATGAACCGTTCGGATGGCTCTTCGGCTGAGCGCTGCATCCTGGCCTACCTCTACGATCTGTACACGTCCTGCAGCCACCTCAAGAGTAAATTTGGGGAGCTCTTCAG CGACTTCTGCTCCAAGGTGAAGAACACCATCTACTGCAACGTGGAGCCCTCGGACTCCAACATGCTGTGGGAACCCTTGTTCATGATTGACACCATCGAGAACCCCTCTGCCCACAACTTCACCTACACCAACCTGGGCAAGAGCCTGGCAGACAACCCAGCCAACCGCTACAGCTTCGTCTGCAATGCCCTGATGCATGTCTGCGTGGGGCACCACGACCCGGACCG GGTCAATGATATTGCCATCCTGTGTGCGGAGCTGACTGGATACTGCAAGCTGCTGAGTGCCGAGTGGCTGGGGGTGCTGAAGGCCCTGTGCTGCTCCTCCAACAATGGGACCTGTGGCTTCAACGACCTCCTCTGCAACGTGGAC GTGAGCGATCTGTCCTTCCACGACTCTCTGGCGACCTTTGTGGCCATCCTCATTGCCCGCCAGTGTCTGCTTCTGGAGGATCTGATCCGCTGCGCGGCCATTCCCTCTCTCCTCAATGCTG CCTGCAGTGAACAGGACTCGGAGCCCGGGGCCCGCCTGACCTGCCGAATTTTGCTGCACCTCTTTAAGACCCCCCAGCTGAATCCCTGCCAGCAGGATAGCA GTAAGCCCTCGGTGGGCATCCGCTCGTCCTGCGACAGGCACCTGCTGGCTGCTTCCCAGAATCGCATCGTGGATGGAGCCGTCTTTGCAGTGCTGAAGGCCGTCTTCGTCCTGG GGGATGCCGAACTGAAGGGCTCTGGTTTTTCCCACCCGGGAGGGGTGGATGATCTCCTGGATGACGACAAGAAGCCGGCCGGCCGGATGGTTTCTATTGAGACGGCCAGCCTGGATGTCTACGCCAAGTATGTCCTCAGGAGCATCTGCCAGCAG GAATGGGTGGGCGAGCGATGCCTGAAGTCATTGTGTGAGGACAGCAACGACCTGCAGGACCCTGTCCTGAGCAGCACCCAGGCCCAGCGGCTGATGCAGCTGATCTGCTACCCTCATCGGCTGCTCGACAGCGAGGAGGGCGAGAACCCCCAGCGGCAGAGGATCAAGCGCATTTTGCAG AACCTGGACCAGTGGACAATGCGCCAGTCGCTGCTCGAACTGCAGCTCATGATCAAGCAGACGGCCAGCAAT CAAGAGATGAATTCCCTCCTGGAGAACATCGCCAAGGCCACCATCGAAGTGTTCCAGCAGTCGGCCGAGACCAACGGCATCGTCAGCCTGGGCAGCTGCCCCAACCTCATGCCAGCCAACCCCAAAGCCAAGCCTGTCCTTAG CTCCTTGGAACGGTCCGGAGTGTGGCTGGTGGCGCCCCTGATCGCCAAGCTCCCGACCTCTGTGCAGGGCTATGTGCTGAAGGCAGCGGGGGACGAGCTGGAGAAggggcagcatttgggctcttcgtCCCGCAAGGAGAGAGACCGACAGAAGCAGAAGAG CATGACCCTGCTGAGCCAGCAGCCCTTCCTGTCCCTGGTGCTCACCTGCCTGAAGGGCCAGGACGAGCAGCGCGAGGGCCTCCTCACCTCCTTGTACAGCCAGGTCCAGCAG ATTGTGACCAACTGGCGCGAAGACCAGTACCAGGATGACTGCAAAGCCAAGCAGCTGATGCACGAGGCGCTGAAGCTGCGGCTGAATCTG GTGGGGGGCATGTTTGACACGGTGCAGCGCAGCACCCAGCAGACCACGGAGTGGGCAGTGCTTCTCCTGGACATCATCAGCAGCGGCACGGTGGACATGCAGTCTAACAA TGAGCTCTTCACCACCGTCCTGGACATGCTCAGCGTGCTGATCAACGGCACTCTGGCCGCCGACATGTCCAGCATCTCACAAGGCAGCATGGAGGAGAACAAGCGGGCATACATGAACCTGGTCAAGAAGCTGCGG AAAGAGCTGGGCGACCGGCAGTCGGAGAGCCTGGAGAAAGTGCGCCAGCTGctgcccctgcccaagcagacccggGACGTGATCACTTGCGAGCCGCAGGGCTCCCTCATCGACACCAAAGGCAACAAGATTGCCGGCTTTGACTCCATTTTCAAGAAGGAG GGCCTGCAGGTCTCCACCAAGCAGAAGATTTCCCCCTGGGACCTCTTCGAGGGCCTGAAGCACTCTGCCCCGCTGTCCTGGGGCTGGTTTGGGACGGTGCGGGTGGACCGCAAAGTGTCCCGCTTCGAAGAGCAGCAGCGGCTGCTCCTCTATCACACCCACCTGAAGCCCAAGCCCCGCAGCTACTACCTGGAGCCGCTGCCTCTGCCTCCCGAGGAGGAGGAGCCCCCCACCCCGGTGGCCCTGGAGCCGGAGAAGAAGGCAGTCGAGCCGGCCAAGGCGGAGAAGGCCAGCGCCAGCGCTGGCAGTTCTGTGGCGGAACCCAAGAACAAGaataagaacaagaacaagaaacgGGCCCAGTCTGCCAGCAAGAACGAG GAATACTCGATGAATGCAGTCCGGGGCGTCTCCTATGGTGCTGGCATCCCCACCGATCTTCTGCATCACCAGCCGGGGAACTCCATGTCTCGCCTGGCCTATGGGCAGCCTCCGGTGGGCCTCTATGCCCAGAACCAGCCCCTCCCAGCAG GAGGCCCTCGGTTGGACACGTCATACCGACCGGTGCGCATGCCCATCGGCAAGCTGGTGCCCAATCGGCTCCCCTATGCGGGGGTCTTGCCAACCAGCATGGGCATGCTGGGAATGGACCCTTCCTATAAATCAGCCGTCTATAGGCAGCAGCCGCCGCCACCTCCTGTGCCTGGGGGGCAGCTCCTGCGCCAGCAACTGCAGGCCAAACTG CAAGGCCAGGGGATCCTGGGGCAGCCACCAGTGCGCCAGATGCCTCCTACGACAGCCTATGGAACCGGGCAGCCAGCGCAG GGCTACACCCCATACGGGGTGCCCCACCTCGGCCTTCAGCAGCATCCCTCCCAGGCCAGCACCATGGTCCCCTCGACGTATTCCGGCCAGACCTATCAGAACAGCCACCCCAGCGCCAACCCCGCCTTTGTCGATGCCGTCCGGTCTATGCAGAGGCCCAGCGGATACGTGCACCAGCAGGCCCCTGCCTACGGGCACGCCCTGAACGCCGCACAGAG GTTCCCCCATCAACCGATGCAGCAGCCGGCCATGATGGGCAGCATCAACCACCTGAGCACGCAAGGGGTCCCCGCGGGGGTCCGGCCCAGCCAGCTTCTGCccgaccagcagcagcagcagcagcaacaacagcagcagcaacaacagcagcaacaacagcagcaacagcagcaacagcagcagcagcaatacctgaggcagcaacagcagcagcagctgctccgG cagcagcagcagcagcccccccCGCAACCGCAGCCCCAACAGCCGCAGCCGCCCCCCCAGCAGCCGCCCCCCGTCCCCCCCGTCCCTCAGCCCCAAGCCCAGGGCCAGCCGCCGGGACTGGGGATGCAAGGCCTGACTCCTCAGCAACCCCTG TTCCAGCGGCAAGGCCTCCAGCAgacccagcagcagcagcagacggCCGCCTTGGTCCGGCAGCTCCAGCAGCAGCTCTCCA ATACGCAGCCCCAACAGAGCAGCAACCCATTCGGACGGTATTGA